In Ostrea edulis chromosome 4, xbOstEdul1.1, whole genome shotgun sequence, a single window of DNA contains:
- the LOC125668300 gene encoding troponin C-like, which yields MSEFKISEKQITDAHNTFNLFDKKGDGRVSTKELEKVFKSLALQTNDEQLKEWADEMDEEAEGYLNWDQFKVLFERKIRLDEDERELREAFRVLDKGNKGTIPVEDLRWILKSIGDDFTEEELDDMIAETDTDGSGTVDYEEFKTLMTSD from the exons ATG TCGGAATTCAAGATTTCAGAAAAGCAAATTACTG ATGCACACAATACGTTTAACCTTTTCGACAAGAAGGGTGATGGCAGGGTATCGACAAAGGAACTGGAAAAAGTCTTTAAAAGTTTAGCTCTTCAAACCAACGACGAACAGTTAAAGGAATGGGCTGACGAAATGGACGAGGAAG CTGAAGGCTATTTGAATTGGGATCAGTTCAAAGTTTTGTTCGAACGTAAAATCAGACTGGACGAGGACGAGAGGGAACTTCGAGAGGCATTTAGAGTACTAGACAAAGGAAATAAGGGAACAATTCCTGTAGAAGATCTAAGGtggattttaaaatcaataggagacGATTTCACGGAAGAGGAATTAGATGACATGATAGCAGAAACCGATACCGATGGTTCCGGAACTGTTGATTATGAAG AATTCAAAACCTTGATGACCTCTGATTGA